Proteins found in one Plasmodium coatneyi strain Hackeri chromosome 10, complete sequence genomic segment:
- a CDS encoding DNA-directed RNA polymerase subunit, producing the protein MYDINKVVSVEVRSAELDVLNSEELKKISMGKYENELLEYERTHSSGVTSTIYFDPKYGTVDYRQICSICFEKHENCVGHIGHLEFTLPLFNPLFYKDLCDLLALVCFNCYHVCCSEDTIFLLKHIYQLRALNEIESSNGIVCKRNYDKEYVIGKIEKLYRRICEQEGLGCSGEVDTTNCANNTDGHNYDNGTDGKNHTHLDDAPNSAEEAEGTHQKENDNPVNFKKMKEKIKKFNFDATKLAFQSNYNYEQYLQLIKTLKVLMKRNERCPSCKFRRNISTRMSQKRDTVNFVGLYLQNSFLKKYMKEWKKRGQGEGPPVVGEEDLEEMVDREEDGEGITTNGDDSANVGHDAHYTVDADDAGDAFSVVADEGTPPRESFPEMVHNYKKQNVKEKSTVRLFSFQLIDLLEKIFKKNDREIMTLLYPFTRRDGHKVFFLHDMGISANRFRVKMRGTHKKTKMITVLNKFNALLTLCISAKKEIDFDDLLEKNKRELQLYKEMFSLFSIRVKYKFNTDIMDDDTEMTKVDFLKSYDLIYRNKSAYINILFSNLQVAVNSFCDGAFAAHLPTGKLSNQGLREILDKKEGLLRKNIMGKRVNNCARTVISPDTFIETNQIGVPLEFAKKLTMDECITENNLDYVKRLILNGPDIYPGALSYRDARGNVFKLPNEYEKRENFVKQLEKMDLKKQSATIVLHRHARDGDIVIMNRQPTLHKFSIMAHYMKIFQREKVFRLNYVNCSSYNADFDGDEMNLHLLQTPHARSEATHLMNSDFLFTSFKDGSPLRGLAQDFILGGLHLTSLETFLNYDEYCNLLQCALNCLLSKKDCFFFEKGRPTQGENTNTDKNTNRGENTNSGDDSPGRKRQSTQPRQTTWKIRNHSYLDPYAVVLNRTHFTIVTEEPTILFPRKLWTGKQLITSILKTIIDKVAIETYNQRRDNEFMQNYKGINYYAKAKTDPSLWSFDPINESEVIIKNSELLQGVLDKLHFGASSNSFVHLCYELFGPKTAAVILDCFGRLFISFLQLRGTSLSLYDFILKKDAKEEKRNIRKRISFTGFYLQSLFTHAIGKALNVDVHEMNGYSRAKLSSYRENNDLFVNNLYDLYRRRSDFIGDCQGENTHPIGKRSKRNDHSNQTGQQEEEEEKLPPSEEQLDIKEEAYFGALLNKEIQHLLEERPGEEETPKLLTSSLVQRMLEGMITTRSYEADEEEGTGQAEVLTEEVPCNLRKTLVRKLFHSLSEPRFMDRPNFVGDKATKVIEKVIRFLKRANCSRRLKVYILFELFQSKGVMKHFPALASCVNDLSHEVSNEEILHHVLSSVSEDRAKEEPEQSGNATATEEMLGQFLRLLEDMEDGCGFEGNSEEDQENREPYEAPPPCMNDHDEQMIRDCLKKSFPSFLLNDEIGNLSFNGKDHYYEDYVNQKGTEEDMIFQFYNMKDVFNKLEFLIQRYFLQMRGDFDGLIDSLFQPYLCRVSSNTNNLISMENLMNKFLNNGFSNMIFTGAKGSKVNYAMICGMLDQQFLDGKRVPRMRSGKTLPSFHRYDYGARACGLITDCFLEGLRPQEYFFHCMSGREGLIDTAVKTAKSGYIQRCLIKCMESVILHYDGTVRNEDNAIIQFLYGEDGIDPSRISYLDAPKDLISNYHVAFSKYLLHDAVGKMERNERLFRGRDETDHWGDDPLETQFSPYSYMGATSERFREKLHHTIANDLNLADCYNLPDNFDAQSASLLKSMYFRSLCDPGESIGILVGQSFGEPATQMTLNTFHLAGTENVTMGIPRLKEIFLTSKLTSKPMIYVPIKMDERATTNSDANAMKSYINEIAEKILSSYKSICLSDVIYGVGVDRKLILREAGAKNAQIHSLQVVTNGGEDQHMEGQQYSSSTACEGDVQAAKVMNALQNTQLSFDIQKEWNYEIVIQFENLHHFCQINTHLTVQGILSKAVNCVLYSVLSKIQERLLTYNMRHVHAFNHEHYDELFDFVCAKMQEEFNFNMQKFEYKNDEDKINAKLKFMGSAVGGSKNDMDETVVRDENHIDEEDAYNNGAGGDGSFGKNPNGEDTPRNYGNEGEDGLSDHMDGKTVGMENGNDDGGESNTEDDENGSHAGDKNRSNSNSSGGSEEEGDADAGSQSEEEKDYDESERSEGDLEEEEVVTEREEATTEEEEQLEEDDEGEHPPGCRGKAKRRRSSDQESQLSEGFDVSSVTKNDPLLKGKRQSVGVTVAPPKLKTNGSPLSERSTSAERLGEEVYTEESANQSDGHPGGGNSDGEVVANWDDENEANPEDEEWEERIAKEFANLPYDYKNNVKLKNESDEEDDERVERENGNTENIKSEKKKWVKNIIEKLKCSLLCFVKNISFSPITWILKFEIGWDINFFPHAIDFLSYVQTELAKEILFKVKDLNNPKVLKGKDITHTGAEYELQIEGKNIFQLYNIKDKFIDKTKLYCNDIYTIVKTYGIEAGRLCITKELKKVFEAYGIKIDFRHLSFISDFMTHTGDLKSFSRHGLGSFRNVFHKMSFECATNFLTQGCVHNSVDYLSTASSSLFFGKPIKVGTNVSDIVTHIEGSE; encoded by the exons ATGTATGACATAAACAAGGTGGTGAGTGTGGAGGTGAGGAGCGCAGAGTTGGACGTGCTGAACAGCGAAGAGCTAAAGAAAATTTCTATGGGCAAGTACGAGAATGAATTGCTAGAATATGAGAGAACGCACTCCAGTGGGGTTACCTCCACAATATATTTCGACCCCAAGTATGGCACAGTAGATTACAGGCAAATCTGTAGCATCTGTTTCGAGAAACACGAAAACTGTGTTGGACATATAGGGCATTTGGAGTTTACCTTGCCTTTATttaacccccttttttacaaagatTTGTGTGATTTACTTGCATTAGTTTGTTTCAACTGTTACCATGTGTGTTGTTCTGAGGATAccatttttctgttaaaGCATATTTACCAGCTGAGGGCTCTGAACGAGATAGAGAGCTCCAATGGGATCGTCTGCAAGAGGAACTACGATAAGGAATACGTCATTGGGAAAATTGAAAAGCTGTATAGGAGGATTTGCGAACAGGAGGGGCTCGGCTGCTCGGGGGAGGTGGACACAACTAACTGTGCCAATAATACAGACGGTCACAACTATGACAATGGAACAGACGGGAAGAACCACACCCATTTAGACGACGCACCAAACAGCGCAGAGGAAGCTGAGGGAACACACCAGAAGGAGAACGATAACCCAGTTAACTTCAAAaagatgaaggagaaaattaaaaagttcaaTTTCGACGCAACGAAGCTGGCCTTCCAGTCGAACTACAACTACGAGCAGTACTTACAGCTGATCAAGACGCTCAAGGTACtaatgaaaaggaatgagCGGTGTCCTTCTTGCAAATTTAGGAGAAACATATCAACGAGGATGTCCCAGAAGAGGGACACAGTAAATTTCGTGGGACTATACCTGCAGAACTCATTTCTGAAAAAGTATatgaaggaatggaagaaacGGGGGCAGGGGGAAGGCCCCCCCGTGGTTGGGGAGGAGGACCTGGAGGAGATGGTGGATCGGGAGGAGGACGGAGAGGGCATCACTACAAATGGTGATGACTCTGCCAACGTTGGTCATGACGCTCATTACACGGTTGATGCGGATGATGCAGGTGATGCTTTTTCAGTCGTTGCTGATGAAGGGACGCCCCCCAGGGAGAGCTTCCCCGAAATGGTGCACAACTACAAGAAGCAGAACGTGAAGGAGAAGAGCACCGTGAGGCTGTTCAGTTTCCAACTGATCGACCTactagaaaaaattttcaaaaaaaacgacaGAGAAATTATGACTCTGTTGTATCCATTCACAAGGAGGGATGGACACAAAGTGTTCTTCCTGCACGACATGGGGATCAGTGCAAACAGATTCCGCGTGAAGATGAGAGGAACACACaaaaagacgaaaatgaTTACCGTGTTGAATAAGTTCAACGCGCTACTTACCTTATGTATTAGTGCCAAGAAGGAAATCGACTTCGACGACCTTCTCGAAAAAAACAAGAGAGAGCTCCAATTATACAAAGAAATGTTCTCTCTATTCTCCATCCGAGTGAAGTACAAGTTCAACACTGACATAATGGATGACGATACTGAGATGACCAAAGTGGACTTCCTAAAGAGTTATGATCTGATTTATAGAAACAAAAGTGCATATATTAACATCCTTTTTAGTAACTTACAAGTGGCAGTGAACAGTTTTTGCGACGGCGCATTTGCTGCACATTTGCCAACTGGAAAACTGTCTAACCAGGGATTGAGGGAAATACTagataagaaggaaggactTTTACGAAAAAACATCATGGGGAAGAGAGTGAACAACTGTGCTCGTACGGTCATTTCGCCTGATACGTTTATAGAGACGAACCAGATTGGGGTGCCACTtgaatttgcaaaaaaactAACCATGGATGAGTGCATTACTGAGAATAATTTAGATTATGTGAAGCGACTCATTCTGAATGGGCCCGATATCTACCCTGGTGCGTTAAGTTATAGAGACGCCAGGGGAAATGTTTTCAAACTCCCCAATGAGTatgaaaagagggaaaattttgtaaagCAACTCGAAAAGATGGACTTAAAAAAGCAAAGCGCAACGATTGTATTGCATAGACATGCCCGAGATGGAGACATCGTTATTATGAACAGACAACCAACCTTACATAAATTTTCAATCATGGCACATtatatgaaaattttccaaagggAGAAAGTATTCCGTCTGAATTATGTAAACTGTAGTTCTTACAATGCAGACTTCGATGGGGATGAAATGAACCTCCACTTGTTGCAGACACCACATGCCAGATCGGAGGCAACACACCTAATGAATAGTGATTTTCTCTTTACCAGTTTTAAGGACGGTTCTCCTTTGAGAGGACTAGCACAGGACTTCATCCTGGGAGGACTCCACTTGACTTCTCTAGAGACGTTCCTTAACTACGATGAGTACTGCAACCTTCTGCAGTGTGCCCTAAACTGTTTGCTCTCCAAGAAGGACTGCTTCTTCTTTGAGAAGGGTCGTCCCACGCAGGGGGAAAACACCAACACGGATAAAAACACCAATAGGGGTGAAAACACCAATTCGGGTGATGACTCCCCTGGAAGGAAGAGGCAATCTACGCAACCTAGGCAAACCACGTGGAAGATACGAAATCACAGTTATCTGGACCCCTACGCTGTGGTGCTGAACAGAACCCACTTTACCATCGTGACGGAGGAGCCAACCATCCTCTTCCCACGTAAACTCTGGACAGGAAAGCAACTAATAACGAGCATACTAAAAACCATAATAGATAAAGTTGCCATAGAGACGTACAACCAAAGGAGGGATAACGAATTTATGCAAAACTACAAAGGGATCAACTACTACGCGAAAGCCAAGACAGATCCATCCCTGTGGTCCTTTGATCCAATAAACGAGTCGGAagtaattataaaaaattcggAGCTCCTCCAAGGAGTGTTAGATAAACTCCATTTCGGGGCAAGCTCCAACAGTTTCGTACATCTATGCTATGAATTGTTCGGTCCAAAGACGGCAGCAGTTATTCTAGACTGTTTTGGACGGCTGTTCATTAGCTTCTTACAATTACGGGGCACAAGTCTGAGCCTTTATgactttattttaaaaaaagacgcCAAAGAGGAAAAGCGTAATATACGGAAGAGGATCTCCTTCACTGGCTTTTACCTCCAGAGCTTATTTACGCACGCCATAGGGAAGGCGCTTAATGTAGACGTGCATGAGATGAATGGATACAGTAGGGCCAAGTTGAGTTCCTACAGAGAGAACAACGACCTGTTCGTAAACAACCTGTATGATCTGTATAGACGTCGGAGTGACTTCATCGGTGACTGCCAGGGGGAGAACACCCACCCCATTGGTAAGAGGAGTAAGAGGAATGATCACTCGAATCAGACAGGCcaacaggaggaggaggaggaaaagctGCCTCCGTCGGAAGAACAGCTGGACATAAAGGAAGAGGCGTACTTCGGTGCGTTGCTGAATAAGGAAATACAACACCTGTTGGAGGAACGCCCAGGGGAGGAGGAGACCCCCAAGTTGTTGACCTCCTCCCTCGTGCAGCGCATGCTGGAAGGAATGATCACAACACGTTCATATGAAgcagatgaagaggaaggaacaggcCAAGCTGAAGTCCTAACGGAAGAAGTGCCTTGCAACCTTCGCAAGACCCTCGTGAGGAAGCTGTTCCATTCGTTAAGCGAACCCCGCTTCATGGATAGACCTAACTTTGTTGGGGACAAGGCCACCAAGGTAATAGAGAAGGTCATTCGTTTTTTGAAAAGAGCCAATTGTAGTAGGAGACTGAAGGTTTACATCCTGTTTGAGCTATTCCAAAGTAAAGGGGTGATGAAGCACTTCCCCGCTTTGGCTAGCTGCGTGAACGACCTCTCTCACGAGGTGAGCAATGAGGAAATCCTGCACCACGTGCTGAGCAGCGTCAGTGAGGATAGGGCAAAGGAGGAACCAGAACAGAGTGGAAACGCAACAGCTACGGAAGAGATGCTAGGCCAGTTCTTGCGCCTATTGGAGGACATGGAGGACGGGTGCGGGTTTGAAGGGAACAGTGAAGAAGATCAGGAAAACAGAGAACCCTACGAAGCTCCTCCCCCATGCATGAACGACCACGATGAGCAGATGATTAGGGACTGCCTGAAAAAGAGCTTCCCATCCTTTCTACTGAACGACGAGATAGGAAATCTGTCCTTTAACGGAAAGGACCACTACTACGAGGATTACGTGAACCAAAAAGGAACGGAAGAAGACATGATCTTCCAGTTCTATAACATGAAGGATGTATTCAACAAGCTGGAATTCCTCATCCAGAGATACTTCCTCCAGATGAGAGGGGACTTCGACGGATTAATCGACTCCCTCTTCCAGCCGTATCTATGTCGAGTCTCCTCCAACACCAACAACCTAATCTCCatggaaaatttaatgaacaaatttttaaacaacgGGTTCAGTAACATGATTTTTACCGGTGCCAAAGGGAGTAAAGTGAACTACGCTATGATCTGTGGGATGTTAGATCAGCAGTTCTTAGATGGGAAGAGAGTTCCGAGGATGAGGTCAGGAAAAACTTTGCCGAGCTTTCATCGATACGATTATGGTGCTAGAGCATGTGGGTTAATTACAGACTGTTTTTTGGAAGGACTCAGACCacaggaatatttttttcactgcaTGTCTGGTAGGGAGGGACTTATCGACACAGCTGTGAAGACGGCTAAGTCAGGCTACATTCAGAGGTGCCTTATTAAATGCATGGAGTCGGTTATACTGCACTATGACGGCACCGTTAGGAATGAGGATAATGCAATTATTCAGTTTTTGTATGGAGAGGATGGTATCGACCCGTCTAGGATCAGTTACTTAGATGCACCCAAGGACCTGATTAGCAATTACCATGTCGCGTTTAGCAAGTATCTCCTGCACGACGCGGTAGGGAAGATGGAGAGAAATGAGCGATTATTTAGAGGGAGGGATGAAACAGATCATTGGGGTGATGACCCTCTGGAGACGCAGTTCTCTCCCTACTCCTACATGGGGGCCACATCTGAGCGGTTCAGAGAGAAATTGCATCACACCATTGCTAACGACCTAAACCTGGCCGATTGTTACAACCTTCCAGATAACTTTGACGCACAGTCTGCATCCCTCCTGAAGTCTATGTATTTCAGATCGCTCTGTGATCCAGGTGAATCAATAGGTATTTTGGTGGGCCAATCGTTTGGAGAACCGGCCACGCAAATGACTCTTAACACATTCCACTTGGCTGGAACGGAGAACGTTACCATGGGAATACCCCGACTGAAGGAGATTTTTTTGACATCTAAGTTGACCTCCAAGCCGATGATATATGTGCCTATTAAAATGGACGAACGGGCCACTACCAACAGCGATGCGAATGCCATGAAAAGTTACATTAACGAAATTGCAGAGAAAATACTGAGTAGCTATAAGAGCATCTGTCTGAGTGACGTAATTTACGGGGTAGGGGTGGATCGGAAGTTGATTCTGCGGGAAGCGGGGGCAAAGAACGCACAGATACACAGTCTACAGGTGGTTACCAATGGAGGGGAAGACCAACATATGGAAGGACAACaatattcttcctccaccGCATGCGAAGGGGACGTGCAAGCGGCAAAAGTAATGAACGCGTTACAGAACACACAACTAAGTTTCGACATCCAGAAGGAGTGGAACTACGAGATCGTGATCCAATTTGAGAATCTACACCATTTTTGCCAAATAAATACCCACCTAACTGTGCAGGGCATTTTAAGCAAAGCAGTGAACTGTGTCCTATACTCTGTGCTTAGTAAAATTCAGGAGAGACTACTTACCTACAACATGCGGCACGTACACGCCTTCAACCATGAACACTACGATGAGTTGTTTGATTTCGTTTGCGCGAAGATGCAGGAGGAGTTCAACTTTAACATGCAGAAGTTTGAATACAAAAATGACGAGGATAAAATAAACGCAAAGTTGAAATTCATGGGTTCTGCAGTGGGGGGGTCCAAAAACGACATGGATGAGACGGTCGTGCGGGATGAAAATCACATAGATGAGGAAGACGCCTATAACAATGGAGCAGGGGGGGATGGCTCCTTTGGGAAGAATCCCAACGGGGAAGACACTCCTAGAAATTATGGtaacgaaggggaagacgGGTTAAGTGACCACATGGATGGAAAAACTGTTGGTATGGAAAATGGTAATGACGATGGTGGGGAAAGCAACACGGAGGATGATGAGAATGGTTCGCACGCTGGAGACAAAAACCgcagcaacagcaacagcagcGGCGGATCGGAGGAGGAAGGCGATGCAGATGCAGGTTCGCAGTCTGAGGAGGAGAAAGACTACGATGAGAGTGAGCGAAGTGAGGGGGacttggaggaggaagaagttgtaACAGAGAGGGAGGAAGCCACTACcgaggaggaggagcagcTTGAAGAAGACGACGAGGGGGAACACCCACCTGGTTGCAGGGGAAAAGCCAAGCGGAGAAGAAGCTCCGATCAGGAGTCCCAACTATCGGAAGGGTTTGACGTGTCTAGCGTTACGAAGAATGACCCGTTGCTGAAGGGAAAGCGACAATCCGTTGGGGTGACAGTTGCTCCTCCCAAACTGAAGACTAACGGGTCCCCCCTGTCGGAAAGGTCCACATCGGCGGAGCGACTCGGGGAAGAAGTCTACACGGAGGAGAGTGCAAACCAGTCAGATGGTCACCCTGGAGGAGGAAACTCCGACGGGGAAGTGGTAGCCAATTGGgatgatgaaaatgaagCCAACCCAGAAGATGAAGAATGGGAAGAGAGAATTGCTAAAGAGTTTGCAAACCTACCGTatgattataaaaataatgtgaagCTAAAAAATGAGAGTGATGAAGAGGACGATGAAAGAGtggaaagagaaaatggCAACACAgagaatataaaaagtgaaaaaaaaaaatgggtaaaaaatataatagagAAGCTCAAGTGCAGTTTGTTATGCTTCGTGAAGAATATCAGCTTCTCCCCAATCACGTGGATTCTAAAGTTTGAGATCGGGTGGGACATAAACTTCTTCCCTCACGCCATAGACTTCTTAAGTTACGTGCAGACAGAACTAGCGAAAGAAATTCTTTTCAAGGTGAAGGATCTAAACAACCCCAAGGTGCTCAAAGGGAAGGATATAACCCACACCGGTGCAGAATATGAGCTACAAattgaagggaaaaatattttccaactTTACAACATAAAGGATAAGTTTATTGATAAGACGAAGCTTTACTGCAACGACATCTACACGATTGTGAAGACCTATGGAATTGAGGCAGGGCGGCTTTGCATCACGAAGGAGCTGAAGAAGGTCTTCGAGGCGTACGGAATAAAGATCGACTTTCGCCATTTGTCCTTCATTAGCGATTTTATGACCCACACGG gCGACCTGAAATCGTTCAGCAGACACGGACTGGGGTCCTTCCGCAACGTCTTCCACAAGATGAGCTTCGAGTGTGCCACCAACTTCCTCACGCAGGGCTGCGTGCACAACTCAGTCG ACTACTTGTCGACCGCCTCCAGCAGTTTATTCTTCGGAAAGCCAATCAAGGTTGGAACGAACGTCTCTGACATCGTGACGCACATCGAGGGGTCCGAATGA
- a CDS encoding Phosphatase 1 regulatory subunit → MEEVEGATTGAQKLMTYEEVKKICRESNLYETDELNEVLYLHMKGFHNIGGLASFTNLKCLFLNNNCIREIGNLSGLTNLRALYLQNNDISCIENIECTSLVILNLANNKIRRLGNLGHLKGLQTLNVSHNLIEQIEDIEEVAKLKSLSHLDLSDNHLNFHDGIDTDRLKEFLHDVEGDPSGGHHHLGVEDKEEISLHEVTTLGGVPPLGGSTFFEEFLHLREESPEDRCEKEPPRKVKYHQNVEPMDQLTRKKIIFLCELIIVLRQLAKLRTLLVKNNPFVSKIRHASRYLVANIPNLIFLDDKKIKKEDVCLARIFLKRGPAQEMELKKIFEKRKMEKYKNLSEKFHAFLMAQSGGS, encoded by the exons ATGGAGGAGGTCGAGGGAGCAACGACTGGGGCACAAAAGCTCATGACCTACGAGgaggtgaagaaaatatgcaGAG AAAGCAACCTCTACGAAACGGACGAGCTGAACGAAGTTCTCTACCTACACATGAAGGGCTTCCACAACATCGGCGGCCTGGCTTCCTTCACCAACCTCAAGTGCCTCTTCCTTAACAACAACTGCATAAGGGAGATTGGAAATCTGAGCGGACTCACCAATCTGCGGGCCCT GTACCTCCAAAACAACGACATCAGCTGCATCGAAAATATAGAATGCACATCCCTGGTGATTCTAAACCTAGCGAACAACAAAATTAGGAGACTTGGGAACCTGGGTCACCTCAAGGGACTCCAAACACTGAATGTGTCTCACAACCTTATTGAACAGATCGAG GACATTGAAGAAGTTGCTAAACTCAAGAGTCTATCCCACCTGGACTTATCGGACAACCACTTGAACTTCCACGATGGGATAGACACGGATAGACTGAAGGAGTTTTTGCACGACGTGGAGGGGGACCCATCCGGTGGGCATCACCATTTGGGGGTAGAGgataaggaggaaatatCACTTCACGAGGTTACCACGTTGGGTGGTGTCCCCCCCCTTGGTGGATCCACCTTTTTTGAGGAATTTCTACACCTCCGTGAGGAATCCCCAGAGGATAGGTGCGAAAAGGAACCCCCCAGAAAAGTAAAGTATCACCAAAATGTTGAACCGATGGACCAACTAACACGGAAGAAAATTATATTCCTGTGTGAACTGATTATTGTGTTAAGACAACTGGCGAAGTTAAGAACTCTCCTCGTTAAAAACAACCCCTTCGTCAGCAAAATCAGACACGCCTCTAGGTACCTGGTTGCCA ACATCCCCAACCTGATCTTCCTGGACgacaagaaaataaagaaggaggatGTCTGCCTGGCGAGGATCTTCCTTAAAAGGGGACCCGCGCAAGAAATGGaactcaaaaaaatattcgaaaaaagaaaaatggaaaagtataaaaacTTATCAGAGAAGTTTCATGCGTTTCTGATGGCTCAAAGTGGAGGCTCCTGA